From Sporosarcina sp. 6E9, a single genomic window includes:
- a CDS encoding plasmid pRiA4b ORF-3 family protein, translated as MKAYILKLTFEDITPLIWRRVIMPADATFHRLHQTIQAVTNFQSTLSPYHFFGVTIDDYFITDNEVIRADYADNKYSSKKAKAPTSIKIDAIIEQHGEFLYTYDFGDDWRIRVELEEIVEDYYFGYPTLLDGEGTAPPEDVGGPPGYELFLEVYHDPKHPDYLHTKSWAKQQNYKPYDAARINEYLKMVKIKKTEWQLIDHDNYHVLSDKYRGPAN; from the coding sequence ATGAAAGCATATATTCTAAAACTAACATTTGAAGACATAACGCCACTCATTTGGAGACGTGTGATAATGCCAGCAGATGCTACATTTCATCGTTTGCACCAAACAATTCAAGCTGTCACAAACTTTCAAAGTACGTTATCGCCATACCATTTCTTTGGTGTGACAATCGATGATTACTTTATTACGGATAATGAAGTGATCAGAGCGGACTATGCAGACAACAAGTATTCTTCTAAAAAGGCAAAGGCACCAACTAGTATTAAAATCGATGCGATAATTGAACAGCATGGCGAATTTTTATATACCTATGATTTCGGAGACGATTGGCGGATTCGAGTAGAACTTGAAGAAATTGTTGAAGATTACTATTTTGGCTATCCAACATTACTTGACGGAGAAGGAACAGCGCCTCCTGAAGATGTCGGTGGTCCGCCGGGTTATGAATTGTTCCTAGAAGTGTATCACGACCCTAAACATCCTGATTACCTACATACGAAATCCTGGGCGAAGCAGCAAAATTATAAACCCTACGATGCGGCGCGAATAAATGAATACTTAAAAATGGTTAAAATCAAAAAAACAGAATGGCAGTTGATTGATCATGACAATTATCATGTGCTTTCTGATAAATACCGTGGGCCAGCTAATTGA
- a CDS encoding rhodanese-like domain-containing protein — translation MVGTLINILLLAAVIWFFYKRLAPAKGVRNISAAELKPELKNKDKQFIDVRTPNEFKANHIKEFINMPLATLHNQARDLSRDKEVFLICQSGMRSINASKVLKKMGFKYITNVKGGMSAWRN, via the coding sequence ATGGTTGGAACTCTTATAAATATACTTTTGCTAGCTGCTGTCATATGGTTTTTCTATAAACGATTGGCTCCGGCTAAAGGTGTTCGAAATATCAGCGCGGCAGAGTTGAAGCCCGAATTAAAAAACAAAGATAAGCAGTTCATTGACGTTCGTACGCCTAATGAATTTAAAGCGAATCACATTAAAGAATTTATAAATATGCCATTAGCAACGCTTCATAATCAAGCCAGAGACTTATCTCGTGATAAAGAAGTATTTTTGATTTGCCAAAGTGGTATGAGAAGTATCAATGCGAGTAAAGTATTAAAAAAGATGGGATTTAAATACATTACAAACGTAAAAGGCGGAATGAGCGCTTGGCGCAACTAA
- a CDS encoding DsrE/DsrF/DrsH-like family protein, producing MTEKKKTTIVLFSGDYDKAMAAYIIANGAAAYDHEVTIFHTFWGLNALRKDEPLKLKKGFLEKMFGKMMPRGADKMGLSNMNFAGMGPKMIKHVMKKHNAMTLPQLIEMAQEQEVKLIACTMTMDLLGLQQEELLDEIEYAGVAAYLAEAEDGHVNLFI from the coding sequence ATGACTGAAAAGAAAAAGACTACAATTGTATTATTTAGTGGTGATTATGATAAGGCAATGGCGGCTTATATTATTGCAAATGGGGCCGCAGCTTATGATCATGAAGTAACCATATTCCATACATTTTGGGGACTAAATGCATTGCGGAAAGATGAACCACTGAAACTAAAAAAGGGATTTCTTGAAAAAATGTTCGGTAAAATGATGCCGAGGGGTGCAGACAAAATGGGATTATCCAATATGAATTTTGCTGGAATGGGTCCTAAAATGATTAAACATGTCATGAAGAAACATAATGCCATGACGCTACCGCAATTAATCGAGATGGCACAGGAACAAGAAGTAAAGCTTATTGCATGTACTATGACAATGGATTTACTAGGGTTACAACAAGAAGAATTATTGGACGAAATTGAATATGCAGGTGTGGCAGCTTATCTAGCTGAAGCAGAAGATGGTCATGTCAATTTATTCATTTAA
- a CDS encoding universal stress protein: MKIAVAVDGSDNALRAAEHAIMLAQYIPESNLEVIYVADYNKAKDERLLAQSPESLALNREQKVSPVEKLASSAGVKIKSTMLKGKPSQEIIKYVKDHSIDQLVIGSRGLNAFQEMVLGSVSHKVVKHANCPVTIVK; this comes from the coding sequence ATGAAAATTGCTGTAGCAGTTGACGGATCAGACAATGCCTTACGTGCCGCCGAACATGCAATTATGCTCGCACAATATATACCTGAGTCAAATTTGGAAGTAATTTACGTCGCAGATTATAATAAAGCGAAAGATGAACGTTTGTTAGCACAAAGTCCAGAAAGCTTAGCTTTAAATCGTGAACAAAAGGTATCACCTGTTGAAAAGCTTGCGAGTTCTGCAGGTGTAAAGATAAAGAGTACGATGTTAAAAGGAAAGCCGAGTCAAGAGATAATAAAGTATGTGAAAGATCATTCAATTGATCAACTCGTTATCGGAAGCCGCGGTTTAAATGCATTTCAAGAAATGGTTCTCGGTAGTGTAAGCCACAAAGTCGTAAAGCACGCAAACTGTCCAGTTACGATTGTTAAATAA
- a CDS encoding SulP family inorganic anion transporter encodes MHTLKQHWFGNVRADILAGIVVGLALIPEALAFAFIVGVDPRVALYASFTIAVITSFVGGRPGLISAATGAMALVLVSLMANHGLQYVLAATILTGIIQFILGLFGVANLMRFIPNSVMLGFVNALGIMIFITQMPYLLGAGKMTYVFALITLILVYVIPRFFTYIPAPLIAIVVMTSIALISGVKLQTIGDLGTMPNTLPVFFLPDIPLNFETIKIILPYALALSVVGLLESLLTSQVLDDMTDTPSNKNTEARGQGIANFVTGFFGGMAGCALIGQSVINIKSGGRGRLSTLTAGVFLMFLIIVLGDVVADIPMPVLVGVMIMVSATTFNWGSFKFLKQAPKSESLVMLITVAIILYTHNLAIGVVAGVIISALFFVAKISRVSVLQDENQYKVKGPLFFASTTKFIQSFDHVTENAVVINFENSQIWDESAVAAIIKVKQKLEQKGVAVQIHGLNSSSEQLYQQFT; translated from the coding sequence ATGCATACTTTAAAACAACATTGGTTTGGGAATGTGCGCGCCGATATTTTAGCAGGTATCGTTGTTGGACTTGCGCTCATTCCTGAAGCATTGGCTTTTGCGTTCATTGTGGGCGTTGATCCACGTGTCGCTTTATATGCTTCATTTACAATTGCAGTCATTACTTCATTTGTTGGCGGACGTCCTGGATTGATTTCGGCGGCAACAGGTGCGATGGCGTTAGTACTTGTCAGCTTGATGGCCAACCATGGCTTGCAATATGTACTCGCGGCAACTATTTTGACAGGAATTATTCAATTTATACTAGGGTTATTTGGTGTCGCTAATTTGATGCGTTTCATACCGAACTCCGTCATGCTTGGCTTTGTGAATGCACTCGGGATTATGATTTTCATCACGCAAATGCCGTATTTACTTGGAGCAGGTAAGATGACTTATGTATTTGCACTCATTACATTAATATTGGTGTACGTGATTCCGAGATTTTTCACATATATTCCCGCACCGTTGATAGCTATAGTGGTAATGACAAGTATTGCGCTAATAAGTGGCGTGAAATTGCAAACAATTGGCGACTTAGGAACGATGCCAAATACGTTGCCAGTTTTCTTTTTGCCAGACATTCCGCTTAATTTTGAAACAATAAAAATTATATTACCTTATGCATTGGCGTTATCAGTTGTCGGCCTATTGGAATCGCTTCTTACATCCCAAGTATTGGATGACATGACGGACACGCCGAGCAATAAAAACACGGAAGCGCGTGGACAAGGTATTGCAAACTTCGTAACTGGTTTTTTCGGCGGGATGGCAGGTTGTGCGTTAATTGGACAATCTGTTATCAATATTAAATCAGGCGGACGAGGGCGTTTATCAACATTGACGGCGGGTGTATTTTTGATGTTTTTAATCATCGTTTTAGGCGATGTTGTCGCAGATATACCGATGCCAGTTCTTGTCGGTGTGATGATTATGGTGAGTGCGACAACCTTCAATTGGGGTTCATTCAAATTTTTGAAACAAGCACCCAAATCGGAGTCGTTAGTCATGCTTATCACCGTCGCCATTATTTTGTATACGCATAACTTAGCAATCGGCGTTGTCGCTGGAGTAATTATTAGCGCGCTTTTCTTTGTTGCAAAAATTTCGCGTGTGTCAGTCTTGCAGGACGAAAATCAATACAAAGTAAAAGGGCCTTTGTTTTTCGCATCAACGACTAAGTTTATACAGTCCTTTGACCATGTTACCGAAAATGCGGTTGTTATTAATTTCGAAAACAGTCAAATTTGGGATGAATCTGCTGTTGCTGCGATTATTAAAGTGAAACAGAAACTTGAACAAAAGGGCGTAGCTGTACAAATCCATGGGTTAAATTCTTCAAGTGAACAATTATATCAACAATTCACATAA
- a CDS encoding sulfurtransferase TusA family protein yields MIQTNLVLDAIGLACPMPIVKTKKAMKDLESGEVLEIQATDKGSTADLKAWAERTGHQYLGTLEKESVLKHYLRKASDEEKEEMKHPHVIQNEELQQKLKENHNAVVLDVRESAEYAFNHIPNAKSVPLGELEEFINEFDKESEIYVVCRTGNRSDLASQKLTEVGFTKVFNVVPGMTMWTGPTEKSVN; encoded by the coding sequence ATGATTCAAACAAATTTAGTATTAGATGCAATCGGATTGGCATGCCCAATGCCAATTGTGAAAACTAAAAAGGCAATGAAAGATTTGGAATCGGGAGAGGTATTGGAGATTCAAGCAACAGACAAAGGATCAACAGCAGATTTAAAAGCATGGGCGGAGCGCACAGGGCATCAATACTTGGGAACATTAGAAAAAGAATCAGTTTTAAAGCATTATCTTCGTAAAGCAAGTGATGAAGAAAAAGAAGAAATGAAACATCCACATGTCATTCAAAATGAAGAGTTGCAACAAAAGCTAAAAGAGAACCACAACGCAGTGGTCTTGGATGTACGTGAATCAGCCGAATATGCGTTTAATCATATTCCAAATGCAAAATCTGTTCCGCTTGGTGAATTGGAAGAATTCATAAATGAGTTCGACAAGGAATCTGAAATTTACGTCGTATGTCGTACGGGTAACCGGAGTGACTTAGCGTCACAAAAATTAACCGAAGTGGGTTTCACAAAAGTGTTTAATGTCGTTCCTGGGATGACTATGTGGACGGGTCCTACAGAGAAATCAGTAAACTAA
- a CDS encoding rhodanese-like domain-containing protein: MKEISANQVETLLNEHAPINLIDVREVDEVKVGKIPGAIHIPLGLVEFKKQDLDKSKEYILVCRSGGRSGQATKFLEDYGFNVTNMTGGMLEWNGPTE; encoded by the coding sequence ATGAAGGAAATTTCAGCAAATCAAGTAGAAACTTTATTGAATGAACATGCACCAATAAATCTTATCGATGTGCGCGAGGTGGACGAAGTAAAAGTTGGAAAGATACCAGGTGCAATCCATATACCCTTAGGGTTAGTAGAATTCAAGAAGCAAGACTTGGATAAATCCAAAGAATATATACTGGTTTGTCGTTCCGGAGGTAGAAGTGGCCAGGCAACAAAATTTCTAGAAGATTATGGATTTAACGTAACGAACATGACTGGCGGAATGCTTGAGTGGAACGGTCCGACAGAATAA
- a CDS encoding sulfurtransferase TusA family protein, producing MKADMIVDATGLACPMPIVRTKRAMDNVETGEILEVHATDQGFKADLAAWSKVGGHEVLESVEENGVLKFWVKKG from the coding sequence ATGAAAGCAGATATGATAGTAGACGCAACGGGCTTAGCTTGTCCAATGCCAATTGTAAGAACAAAAAGAGCTATGGACAACGTAGAAACTGGTGAAATATTGGAAGTACACGCAACGGATCAAGGATTTAAAGCAGATTTAGCAGCGTGGTCTAAAGTTGGAGGACATGAGGTTTTGGAATCTGTTGAAGAAAATGGTGTACTAAAGTTTTGGGTAAAGAAAGGCTGA
- a CDS encoding recombinase family protein — protein MKYGYIRPIVMDQQCTNQLNNMIIDKLYKETHGLAKKRTELEQLLMTVQPGDELFVQNIEVLADSLQQLLDILRLAERDQIRIHFIDEQQSNHTIHEATLLQGATFFAGLQSTFLSHSSTFTLQVAKQQGKSIGRPRKSDENLQRAFAMYDSKNYTLYDIKEATGISKSTLYRYLDSR, from the coding sequence ATGAAATACGGATACATCCGACCAATTGTTATGGATCAACAATGCACTAATCAATTGAATAATATGATCATTGATAAATTATATAAAGAAACACATGGGCTCGCGAAGAAAAGGACAGAACTTGAACAATTATTGATGACTGTGCAACCAGGAGACGAGCTATTTGTTCAAAACATTGAAGTATTAGCTGATTCACTTCAGCAACTTTTAGATATTTTACGACTCGCCGAACGCGATCAAATTAGGATTCATTTCATTGATGAACAACAATCTAATCACACGATTCATGAGGCTACATTACTTCAAGGAGCGACATTTTTCGCGGGGTTGCAATCGACTTTTTTAAGCCATTCTTCGACTTTCACACTGCAAGTTGCGAAACAACAGGGCAAATCGATTGGTCGTCCGCGAAAGTCAGATGAAAATTTACAACGCGCATTCGCCATGTATGATAGCAAGAACTATACGCTATATGACATAAAAGAAGCTACGGGCATTAGTAAATCGACTTTATATCGATATTTAGATAGTCGATAA
- a CDS encoding MBL fold metallo-hydrolase codes for MSVTAMTAKEVAKEVINKEELFILDVRNESAFSDWKIEGDKIEIINAPYFDLLDGVEEIMDTIPKNKEVLVVCAKEASSIMVADMLSDAGLSVYYLQGGMKAWSEHLEHVKVGKLSNGGEIHQFVRLGKGCLSYMVVSNGEAAIIDPARMTDIYLDYANRIGAKITHVFDTHLHADHISGGREIAKKTNASYWLPPKDATEVQFDYEPLEGGKSIKIGNTAINIHALYSPGHTIGSTSFVVDEKYLLTGDILFIDSIGRPDLAGMAEDWVGDLRETLYHRYRELSDDLIVLPAHFMITSELNEDGSVAKPLATLFAENHGLNITDEAAFRELVTGNLPPQPNAYEEIRETNMGKITPDDEKQREMEVGPNRCAIR; via the coding sequence ATGTCAGTAACAGCTATGACGGCTAAAGAAGTCGCTAAAGAAGTCATCAATAAAGAAGAATTATTTATTTTGGATGTTCGAAATGAAAGTGCCTTTAGTGATTGGAAAATAGAAGGGGATAAAATTGAAATTATAAACGCCCCATACTTTGATTTGCTAGATGGTGTTGAGGAAATCATGGATACAATCCCTAAAAACAAAGAAGTATTAGTTGTATGTGCAAAGGAAGCTTCGTCGATTATGGTTGCTGATATGTTGTCCGACGCTGGGCTTAGCGTTTATTACTTACAAGGTGGCATGAAGGCATGGAGTGAACATTTAGAACACGTAAAAGTTGGAAAATTATCAAATGGCGGCGAAATTCACCAATTTGTACGACTTGGTAAAGGTTGCTTGTCTTACATGGTCGTTTCAAACGGCGAAGCAGCGATTATTGATCCAGCACGTATGACAGACATTTACCTCGATTACGCAAATCGTATTGGTGCAAAAATTACGCATGTTTTTGATACACATTTACATGCTGACCATATTTCAGGGGGCAGAGAAATTGCAAAAAAAACCAATGCAAGTTATTGGTTACCTCCGAAAGATGCAACTGAAGTGCAATTTGACTATGAGCCATTAGAAGGCGGTAAATCGATTAAGATAGGAAACACTGCGATAAACATTCATGCACTGTACTCACCGGGACACACGATAGGTTCAACTTCATTTGTCGTAGATGAAAAATATTTACTAACGGGAGATATTTTGTTCATCGATTCCATAGGGAGACCGGATCTCGCAGGTATGGCAGAGGATTGGGTCGGTGATTTAAGAGAAACATTGTATCACCGATATCGTGAACTATCCGATGATTTAATCGTCTTACCTGCTCACTTTATGATTACGAGCGAGTTAAATGAAGATGGAAGTGTAGCCAAACCTTTAGCAACATTATTCGCAGAAAATCATGGATTAAACATTACAGATGAAGCGGCGTTTAGAGAATTGGTAACGGGAAACTTACCTCCTCAGCCAAATGCCTACGAAGAAATCCGTGAAACCAATATGGGGAAAATTACGCCGGATGATGAAAAGCAACGCGAGATGGAAGTTGGACCAAATCGTTGTGCAATTCGATAA
- a CDS encoding DEAD/DEAH box helicase produces MIIERSSEWKDGLTERLENRAEWDSWKLYNMSYEIAKMNLITDFQGLQSPRYLPELTPLAHQLEVAETVIERMNGKAILADEVGLGKTIEAGLILKEYLIRGLVKKALILVPASLVNQWIDELNQKFHIPALQYKKNYDLNYCSVVVMSLDTAKRSPHRERIYEQDFDLIIIDEAHKLKNHKTQSYEFVQNLKKKFCLLLTATPIQNNVFELFYLISLLKPGHLGNYESFQASFSASKHNVEHDEYLKELVNQVMVRNRREDTGIEWTNRNVEIIPISFTKEERDVYDLISELKNVSTVFSDAFSLITLQREMCSSKEATALTLTNMLERCTEPEDISYIEEIIGKLMELEINSKAEKAYEIISRVKGDKVIIFTEYRGSQTYLQWYLQSKGITSVTFNGQFSKSKREWMKQLFEQKAQVLIATESGSEGINLQFCHHVINYDLPWNPMKLEQRIGRVHRLGQEHDVNIYNLAIQNTIEDHILDLLYIKIGVFEQVVGELDDILSRVNVP; encoded by the coding sequence TTGATTATTGAAAGATCGTCTGAATGGAAAGATGGCTTAACGGAACGGCTAGAGAATCGCGCTGAATGGGATAGTTGGAAGTTATATAATATGAGTTATGAAATTGCAAAAATGAACTTGATAACAGATTTCCAAGGTCTTCAATCACCAAGATATTTACCTGAACTGACTCCGCTAGCTCATCAGTTGGAAGTTGCGGAAACGGTTATTGAAAGAATGAACGGGAAAGCAATTCTGGCGGATGAAGTCGGGCTCGGTAAAACCATCGAAGCGGGATTAATCTTAAAAGAGTATTTGATCCGAGGTCTTGTAAAAAAGGCGTTGATTTTGGTTCCAGCTTCGCTGGTCAATCAATGGATTGATGAATTAAATCAAAAATTTCACATTCCTGCTTTGCAGTATAAGAAAAATTATGATTTAAATTATTGCTCAGTCGTCGTCATGAGTTTGGATACGGCAAAAAGAAGTCCGCATAGAGAGAGAATTTACGAACAAGACTTTGATTTAATCATCATTGATGAAGCCCATAAATTAAAGAACCATAAAACGCAAAGTTATGAGTTCGTTCAAAATTTAAAGAAAAAGTTTTGTTTGTTATTAACGGCTACCCCTATTCAAAATAATGTGTTCGAACTGTTTTATCTCATCTCTTTATTGAAACCTGGCCATCTTGGGAATTATGAATCGTTTCAAGCTTCATTTTCCGCAAGTAAACACAATGTAGAGCATGATGAATACTTAAAAGAATTGGTTAATCAAGTTATGGTCAGAAATAGAAGAGAAGATACTGGAATTGAATGGACAAATCGAAATGTAGAAATAATACCTATCAGTTTTACGAAGGAAGAGCGAGATGTATACGACCTGATTTCTGAACTTAAAAATGTTTCGACTGTATTTTCGGATGCCTTTTCTTTGATTACGCTGCAGAGGGAAATGTGTAGCAGTAAGGAAGCGACGGCTTTAACGTTAACAAATATGCTTGAAAGATGCACGGAACCGGAAGATATCTCTTATATAGAAGAAATCATTGGAAAGCTAATGGAACTTGAGATAAATTCAAAAGCGGAAAAGGCTTATGAAATTATTTCTCGTGTTAAAGGTGATAAGGTAATTATCTTTACCGAATACCGGGGAAGTCAAACCTATTTACAGTGGTATTTACAATCAAAAGGAATTACAAGCGTTACTTTTAACGGTCAATTCAGCAAAAGTAAACGTGAATGGATGAAGCAACTGTTTGAGCAAAAAGCACAAGTGTTGATTGCGACGGAGTCGGGTAGTGAAGGGATTAACCTCCAGTTTTGTCATCATGTCATAAATTACGATCTGCCGTGGAATCCAATGAAGTTAGAGCAACGTATAGGTCGTGTCCATCGGCTAGGTCAGGAACACGATGTTAATATCTACAATTTAGCGATTCAGAATACAATCGAGGATCATATATTGGATTTGCTGTATATTAAAATCGGCGTTTTTGAACAAGTGGTGGGCGAGTTGGATGATATTTTGTCCCGTGTTAACGTGCCGTAA
- a CDS encoding sulfite exporter TauE/SafE family protein encodes MDFTFIIIIFLIGFIGSYMSGMVGIGGAIINYPLLLFIPPLFGLAAFSAHDVSGISAVQVLFASISGVLAYRKGGFLNKKLIIYMGAGVLVGSIIGSLGSGSMTEESINIVYGILALIAAIMMFIPKKGIDDTPLDQVTFNKWLAMFLALIVGLGSGIVGAGGGFLIVPIMLVVLKIPTRVTIASSLAIIFISSIGATAGKISTGQVDYLPALILVIASLIAAPLGAKTGKKMNIKVLQIFLATIILLTAVKIWMDILL; translated from the coding sequence GTGGATTTCACATTTATTATCATCATTTTTTTAATAGGATTTATTGGATCATACATGTCTGGAATGGTTGGAATAGGTGGAGCGATTATTAATTATCCATTGCTTTTATTTATTCCACCGCTATTTGGTTTGGCGGCATTCAGTGCGCATGATGTCTCAGGAATAAGTGCAGTTCAGGTGTTATTTGCATCCATAAGTGGTGTCTTGGCCTATCGAAAAGGCGGTTTTTTGAATAAAAAACTGATCATATATATGGGGGCAGGCGTACTAGTCGGGAGTATTATCGGAAGTCTTGGATCAGGATCCATGACTGAAGAAAGTATTAATATTGTCTATGGAATCCTAGCATTAATAGCTGCAATTATGATGTTTATTCCCAAGAAAGGAATAGACGATACACCTTTGGATCAAGTAACATTTAACAAGTGGCTCGCTATGTTTTTAGCTTTAATTGTCGGTTTAGGTTCAGGAATCGTAGGCGCAGGCGGGGGATTTTTAATCGTCCCAATCATGTTAGTTGTATTAAAAATCCCGACAAGGGTGACGATAGCCTCTTCTTTAGCAATTATTTTTATATCGTCAATTGGTGCAACAGCAGGTAAAATTTCAACCGGGCAAGTTGATTATCTTCCTGCACTAATTCTGGTAATTGCGAGTTTAATAGCCGCTCCTCTTGGTGCTAAAACTGGAAAGAAAATGAATATCAAAGTCCTTCAAATCTTTTTAGCCACGATTATATTACTTACAGCTGTGAAAATTTGGATGGATATATTATTATAG
- a CDS encoding YqhG family protein: protein MFPQQIHGYLRELFKENDCQVLTDKEHYLTVQLTIDMDKRIMNRPFYWQYVESTNGVPCPAQITLITDKNRLVDDVKGEIVHFGSPRLSKLLQTIKELGSFVLMYEKISDKFGSQSILTPWLGVNYKLSYYSDQTKETLYSLGINLMTGELIDGFQESISDVDLDVNMSENTFNLPYIITPARALERLDAIIDNIIEQDDHTWAEEAKMRWEKDRKVLEYFYEGVEDRPESYDIEKEAMDQQYEARIKIEIINGGLFYLK, encoded by the coding sequence ATGTTTCCGCAACAAATTCACGGTTATTTAAGAGAGCTCTTCAAGGAAAACGATTGCCAAGTGTTAACTGATAAAGAGCATTACCTGACTGTCCAATTAACAATTGATATGGATAAAAGGATTATGAATCGACCCTTTTATTGGCAGTACGTGGAAAGTACGAATGGTGTGCCGTGCCCAGCGCAAATCACTTTAATAACAGATAAAAACAGGCTAGTTGACGATGTTAAAGGGGAAATTGTGCATTTCGGTTCCCCGCGGCTTAGTAAGCTACTCCAAACAATTAAAGAATTAGGTTCATTTGTATTGATGTACGAGAAGATATCCGATAAATTTGGTTCGCAAAGCATTTTAACGCCATGGTTAGGCGTGAATTATAAGCTTTCGTATTATAGTGATCAAACGAAAGAAACCTTATATTCATTGGGGATTAACTTAATGACTGGTGAACTCATTGACGGATTTCAGGAATCGATAAGTGACGTGGATTTGGATGTAAATATGTCGGAAAACACGTTCAACTTACCGTATATTATAACCCCTGCTCGGGCACTTGAACGTTTGGATGCCATAATCGACAATATTATTGAACAAGATGATCATACATGGGCGGAAGAAGCAAAAATGAGGTGGGAAAAGGATCGCAAAGTATTGGAGTATTTCTATGAAGGGGTAGAGGATAGGCCAGAGAGTTATGACATCGAAAAAGAAGCAATGGACCAACAATATGAAGCAAGGATTAAAATTGAAATCATCAATGGTGGATTATTTTATTTGAAATGA